Proteins from a single region of Pangasianodon hypophthalmus isolate fPanHyp1 chromosome 7, fPanHyp1.pri, whole genome shotgun sequence:
- the LOC113546507 gene encoding LOW QUALITY PROTEIN: ovochymase-2 (The sequence of the model RefSeq protein was modified relative to this genomic sequence to represent the inferred CDS: substituted 2 bases at 2 genomic stop codons), which translates to MALLALRIFAVLLCLVCHSCAALLNGAKCGSPQLRSTFDRYLRIVGGSQALYGSHPWLVSLRFRGSHFCGAAILTDRWLLTAAHCFSTSTEEFLRGVEAVVGEYDQRVVDRGEQRFGVKNVMLHEQYHHTLPMNYDIALLELKGHIHFNDFAQPVCLPLPGEIFPPKTTCNVAGWGRTKERGQMASVLHEVQLNLVDPAICKHILQTLSPGLQNLTVLCAGPERGGKDACQGDSGGPLLCPRADGQWVVVGITSWGKGCGRSWINNRMKPLIGRSSPAVFTNIPVFIKWLLQKGLPHLCVSMKAVWRRGSIYMQILKXFPIXVIMFMGINLIYVAFLHSGKLISQLSVQDGDLKGSEGIIQYPVNPGLNYSNNEACSWSISVPGDKRILLEFLKFDLENHHLCQSDHLTVFAGEGLPIGRFCGSKSPAPLLIHSNTTTLQFMSDFSVSGSGFSVRFRAVEDDYTLGPGCGTVALFQSLAALQSPDYPRSYGDDTHCRWVIYVPEGYVVKLAFTDFVLEESEGCQYDSLSVFGDFEAREQIVVLCGQSIPPPVLSFGRVMVVQFMTDSSVSARGFSANLSVISKKDLQDGENEDVDEEENDASDLLPL; encoded by the exons ATGGCTCTCTTGGCTCTCCGGATCTTTGCAGTTCTTCTCTGTCTTGTGTGCCATTCATGTGCTGCCCTTCTCAATG GAGCAAAGTGTGGCTCTCCACAGCTAAGAAGCACTTTCGATCGCTATCTGAGGATCGTTGGAGGTTCGCAGGCGCTTTACGGTTCTCACCCCTGGCTG GTGTCTCTGAGGTTCAGAGGATCTCATTTCTGCGGAGCTGCCATCCTCACCGACCGCTGGCTTCTGACTGCCGCTCATTGCTTCTCTACTTCCACAGA AGAGTTCCTGCGTGGTGTGGAGGCCGTGGTGGGCGAGTATGACCAGAGAGTGGTGGATCGTGGTGAGCAGAGGTTTGGTGTGAAGAATGTGATGCTTCATGAGCAGTACCATCATACACTTCCTATGAACTATGATATTGCCCTGCTGGAGCTGAAAGGACACATCCACTTCA ATGACTTTGCTCAGCCTGTTTGTCTTCCTCTTCCTGGTGAGATCTTCCCACCAAAGACCACTTGCAATGTTGCTGGATGGGGACGGACAAAAGAGA GAGGTCAGATGGCTTCAGTTCTTCATGAAGTGCAGTTGAACCTGGTAGATCCAGCAATCTGCAAGCACATCCTACAGACCCTCAGTCCAGGACTGCAAAACCTCACAGTGCTGTGTGCTGGAccagagagaggagggaaagaTGCCTGCCAG GGGGACTCAGGTGGTCCTTTGCTGTGCCCACGGGCAGATGGACAATGGGTGGTTGTCGGAATCACATCTTGGGGCAAAGGATGTGGACGCAGCTGGATCAACAACAGGATGAAACCCCTGATTGGAAGAAGCTCACCTGCTGTGTTCACTAATATCCCTGTGTTCATCAAATGGTTGCTCCAGAAAGGTTTGCCTCATCTCTGTGTTAGCATGAAAGCAGTTTGGAGAAGGGGTTCAATATATATGCAGATTTTGAAGTAGTTTCCCATTTGAGTCATAATGTTTATGGGAATAAATCTGATATATGTGGCTTTCCTTCATTCAGGAAAATTAATCTCCCAGTTAAGTGTACAAGACGGAGATCTAAAAGGCAGTGAGGGAATTATACAATACCCGGTTAACCCAGGCCTGAACTACAGCAACAATGA GGCATGCTCCTGGTCTATCAGTGTACCAGGTGACAAAAGAATCCTGCTGGAATTCTTGAAGTTTGACCTGGAGAACCACCATCTGTGCCAAAGTGATCACCTCACTGTGTTTGCTGGTGAAGGCCTACCTATAG GCCGATTTTGTGGCAGCAAGTCCCCTGCACCACTGCTCATACACTCCAACACCACCACGCTTCAGTTCATGTCTGATTTCAGCGTCTCGGGCTCAGGCTTCTCTGTCCGTTTCAGAGCTGTCGAAGATGACTACACTTTGG gGCCAGGCTGCGGCACAGTGGCACTGTTTCAATCCCTGGCGGCCCTGCAGAGCCCTGACTACCCACGATCCTATGGCGACGACACCCATTGCCGCTGGGTAATCTATGTCCCTGAGGGTTATGTTGTCAAG cTCGCCTTCACTGACTTTGTCTTGGAGGAGTCTGAAGGGTGTCAGTATGACTCACTGTCTGTATTCGGAGACTTTGAAGCAAGAGAACAAATTG tggTCTTGTGTGGTCAGAGCATTCCTCCCCCGGTGTTGAGTTTTGGCAGGGTGATGGTTGTGCAGTTCATGACAGATAGCAGCGTGTCTGCCCGCGGCTTCAGCGCTAATCTCTCAGTCATCAGCAAAAAGG ACCTCCAAGATGGAGAGAATGAAGATGTggatgaagaagaaaatgatgcCAGCGACCTCCTCCCTCTGTAG
- the far1 gene encoding fatty acyl-CoA reductase 1 isoform X1, whose amino-acid sequence MVTIPEYYTGKNVLITGATGFMGKVLLEKLLRSCPGIRAAYVLVRPKAGQSPSARIADMINCRLFDRLREEQPDFAEKIVAVNSDLTQPELDLSKKDQDTLKESINVVFHCAATIRFNEPLKDAMQLNVLATQKMLSLAHGMKHLEVFIHISTAYANCDRELIEEVVYPPPVDYRKLIDTLEWMDDKLVSLMTPKLLGERPNTYTYTKALAEYLVQQECGNLNVAIVRPSIVGASWKEPFPGWIDNFNGPSGIFIAAGKGILRTMRASNSAVADLVPVDVVINTTLAAAWYSGSQKHTRPKSLLVYNCTTGAINPFHWGEVEYHVISTFKRNPLEQAFRRPNVNLTSNHLINQYWIAVSHKAPAFLYDLFLRITGREPRMMKTITRLHKAMMVLEYFTSHSWVWNTDNVTMLLNQLGAEDRKVFNFDVRQLHWAEYMENYCMGTKQYVLNEELSGLPAARKHLNKLRNIRYTFNTVLVILIWRVFIARSQMARNIWYFVVSLCFKFLSYFRASSTMRY is encoded by the exons ATGGTCACCATTCCGGAGTACTACACGGGGAAGAATGTGCTCATCACTGGCGCCACGGGCTTCATGGGCAAAGTGCTGCTGGAGAAGCTGCTGCGCTCGTGCCCCGGCATCAGGGCGGCCTACGTGCTCGTGCGGCCCAAAGCGGGTCAATCTCCGAGCGCCCGCATCGCAGACATGATCAACTGCAGG CTGTTTGACAGATTAAGAGAAGAGCAGCCGGATTTTGCGGAGAAGATTGTGGCAGTGAACAGTGACCTGACGCAGCCGGAGTTAGACCTCAGCAAAAAGGACCAGGACACACTGAAGGAGAGCATCAACGTCGTCTTCCACTGCGCTGCCACTATCCGCTTCAACGAGCCTCTTAA AGATGCCATGCAGCTGAACGTGCTGGCCACACAGAAGATGCTGAGTCTGGCCCACGGGATGAAGCACTTAGAGGTGTTTATTCACATCTCCACAGCATACGCTAACTGTGACCGAGAGCTTATCGAGGAGGTCGTCTACCCGCCACCTGTAGACTACAGGAAGCTCATCGACACACTGGA GTGGATGGACGATAAGCTGGTCAGTCTGATGACCCCTAAGCTGCTCGGTGAGCGACCCAACACATATACTTACACCAAAGCCCTGGCCGAGTACCTGGTGCAGCAGGAGTGTGGGAACCTCAACGTGGCCATCGTCCGCCCTTCTATAGTAGGAGCCAGCTGGAAAGAGCCCTTTCCC GGCTGGATAGATAATTTCAATGGACCGAGTGGAATATTCATTGCT GCAGGGAAAGGCATCCTACGCACCATGAGAGCCTCTAACAGCGCTGTGGCTGACCTCGTGCCAGTCGATGTGGTCATAAACACAACTCTAGCTGCTGCTTGGTACTCAGGCTCGCAGAAACACACCAG GCCAAAAAGTTTGTTGGTGTACAACTGCACGACCGGCGCAATCAATCCCTTTCACTGGGGTGAAGTCG AATACCATGTTATATCCACTTTCAAGAGGAACCCCCTCGAGCAAGCTTTCAGGCGGCCCAATGTAAATCTCACATCCAATCATCTAATCAATCAGTACTGGATTGCTGTGAGCCACAAGGCGCCAGCATTCCTCTATGATCTCTTCCTCAGGATAACAGGACGGGAGCCCAG GATGATGAAGACAATCACGCGCCTTCACAAGGCCATGATGGTGCTGGAGTACTTCACCAGCCACTCGTGGGTGTGGAACACGGACAACGTCACAATGCTCCTGAACCAGCTGGGAGCTGAGGACAGGAAg GTGTTTAACTTTGACGTCAGACAGTTACACTGGGCCGAATATATGGAGAATTACTGCATGGGCACGAAGCAGTATGTGCTGAACGAGGAGTTATCAGGCCTGCCTGCTGCACGCAAACATCTCAACAA GTTGCGAAACATCCGCTACACCTTCAACACAGTCCTGGTGATCCTGATCTGGCGTGTCTTCATCGCACGTTCGCAGATGGCGCGCAACATCTGGTACTTCGTGGTCAGCCTGTGCTTCAAGTTCCTGTCCTACTTCAGGGCGTCCAGCACCATGAGATACTGA
- the far1 gene encoding fatty acyl-CoA reductase 1 isoform X2: MVTIPEYYTGKNVLITGATGFMGKVLLEKLLRSCPGIRAAYVLVRPKAGQSPSARIADMINCRLFDRLREEQPDFAEKIVAVNSDLTQPELDLSKKDQDTLKESINVVFHCAATIRFNEPLKDAMQLNVLATQKMLSLAHGMKHLEVFIHISTAYANCDRELIEEVVYPPPVDYRKLIDTLEWMDDKLVSLMTPKLLGERPNTYTYTKALAEYLVQQECGNLNVAIVRPSIVGASWKEPFPGWIDNFNGPSGIFIAAGKGILRTMRASNSAVADLVPVDVVINTTLAAAWYSGSQKHTRPKSLLVYNCTTGAINPFHWGEVEYCINMTFKTNPLEQAFRRPNVNLRSNPFTNQYWTTVSHTIPALLYDAYLWLTGQKPRMMKTITRLHKAMMVLEYFTSHSWVWNTDNVTMLLNQLGAEDRKVFNFDVRQLHWAEYMENYCMGTKQYVLNEELSGLPAARKHLNKLRNIRYTFNTVLVILIWRVFIARSQMARNIWYFVVSLCFKFLSYFRASSTMRY; encoded by the exons ATGGTCACCATTCCGGAGTACTACACGGGGAAGAATGTGCTCATCACTGGCGCCACGGGCTTCATGGGCAAAGTGCTGCTGGAGAAGCTGCTGCGCTCGTGCCCCGGCATCAGGGCGGCCTACGTGCTCGTGCGGCCCAAAGCGGGTCAATCTCCGAGCGCCCGCATCGCAGACATGATCAACTGCAGG CTGTTTGACAGATTAAGAGAAGAGCAGCCGGATTTTGCGGAGAAGATTGTGGCAGTGAACAGTGACCTGACGCAGCCGGAGTTAGACCTCAGCAAAAAGGACCAGGACACACTGAAGGAGAGCATCAACGTCGTCTTCCACTGCGCTGCCACTATCCGCTTCAACGAGCCTCTTAA AGATGCCATGCAGCTGAACGTGCTGGCCACACAGAAGATGCTGAGTCTGGCCCACGGGATGAAGCACTTAGAGGTGTTTATTCACATCTCCACAGCATACGCTAACTGTGACCGAGAGCTTATCGAGGAGGTCGTCTACCCGCCACCTGTAGACTACAGGAAGCTCATCGACACACTGGA GTGGATGGACGATAAGCTGGTCAGTCTGATGACCCCTAAGCTGCTCGGTGAGCGACCCAACACATATACTTACACCAAAGCCCTGGCCGAGTACCTGGTGCAGCAGGAGTGTGGGAACCTCAACGTGGCCATCGTCCGCCCTTCTATAGTAGGAGCCAGCTGGAAAGAGCCCTTTCCC GGCTGGATAGATAATTTCAATGGACCGAGTGGAATATTCATTGCT GCAGGGAAAGGCATCCTACGCACCATGAGAGCCTCTAACAGCGCTGTGGCTGACCTCGTGCCAGTCGATGTGGTCATAAACACAACTCTAGCTGCTGCTTGGTACTCAGGCTCGCAGAAACACACCAG GCCAAAAAGTTTGTTGGTGTACAACTGCACGACCGGCGCAATCAATCCCTTTCACTGGGGTGAAGTCG AATACTGTATAAACATGACGTTCAAGACGAATCCTTTAGAGCAGGCGTTCAGGCGGCCCAATGTTAACCTGCGTTCCAACCCGTTTACCAATCAGTACTGGACGACGGTGAGCCACACCATTCCCGCGCTGCTCTACGACGCCTATCTGTGGCTCACAGGGCAGAAGCCTAG GATGATGAAGACAATCACGCGCCTTCACAAGGCCATGATGGTGCTGGAGTACTTCACCAGCCACTCGTGGGTGTGGAACACGGACAACGTCACAATGCTCCTGAACCAGCTGGGAGCTGAGGACAGGAAg GTGTTTAACTTTGACGTCAGACAGTTACACTGGGCCGAATATATGGAGAATTACTGCATGGGCACGAAGCAGTATGTGCTGAACGAGGAGTTATCAGGCCTGCCTGCTGCACGCAAACATCTCAACAA GTTGCGAAACATCCGCTACACCTTCAACACAGTCCTGGTGATCCTGATCTGGCGTGTCTTCATCGCACGTTCGCAGATGGCGCGCAACATCTGGTACTTCGTGGTCAGCCTGTGCTTCAAGTTCCTGTCCTACTTCAGGGCGTCCAGCACCATGAGATACTGA